Below is a genomic region from Heptranchias perlo isolate sHepPer1 chromosome 26, sHepPer1.hap1, whole genome shotgun sequence.
GGCTTGTTTTTCATTTTGtcagtttaatttttttcccctgtaGCATGTTGCTTAATGTTATATGGTGGgatgtacagattgtaatatgaGTGTTTCCTTTTCTTAGGTAACTGTGGTTGGTATGATCAAAGATGCAGAGAAAGCCCCAACAAATATTCTGTACAAGTTGGATGATATGACAGCGCCCCCAATGGATGTAAGGCAGTGGGTGGATACTGATGTGAGTAAATTAACTTCTGCAAATGAcattaatgtatatatattacagtTCCTTTCTCAGTGTGTTGAGTTCTTGTTCAGTCTTTCAAATATAACCACTACATTGAACTTGGTGCACACTGCTGTTTTTCATATCACTATATAATTATCTAATTCTGGGAAAGTTCACAATATTaaaggaatgtgtgtgtttaaaTCAGTTAGTAACTTCATTGAGTAGTCTAAGCTCATACTTTGAGGGAGCTGCTGTCCTGATTGTAAATGGGAATAACTTGGTTTAGTGCCACCAAGATAATCAAGTCCCCTATTTGCCTCAATCACCTCATTTTCTCTCATTAAACTCATAGTTGAATAACTTTAATTGGTGTCCTATTAATGGCATAAGTGGCTGCTAGTGTTAAGTTGGCGGTTCTTAATTATCATTTCAAACTTATCAAGTGCCTGAAACAGCTTCTATTTTACAAACTCTCACCACGTGGGAATTGTCATTCTGACCTGAGCTGccaatttaaaggggcattgcctTCACTTTAATTTACAAACCTAGTATGATATGATTATTTTGAAGTCATAGAATTCTTTTTGtaacatagaatattacagcacagaaataggtctGTTATTTTCGCTCTCAAGTCtataactatctaattcccttttaaaataattgactGACTTTGCATCAACAAtggtttgtggaagagaattctaCATTGTAACCACCGTCAGAATtattttctaaactcccttttatgtctttttgtgattatcttaaattcgTGGCCTTTTGTTACCAACTCTGACCAATGAAAATATTCTGTTGCTATTTACCATATAACACTTAATCTTAAAGTCTTAGGTCATGCTTTACCTTCTGCAACTCTAGTGGAGGAAAATTCCTGAATTTCTCAAATGTCTTCAGAACTGTAGCCTCTTTCCCTGGTTACATCCTAGttaatctgtgctgtacttttTCTATTGATTTATATATGTGGAGTGCACACAATACTGCAACTGTAGCCTAACTAAGGTTTTGCACAAGTTCACCATTatctccttgcttttatattctatgcttttatattctatgcctctatattctatgcctctagacCCAAAATCAAGGATTCCGTTTGACTTTTTCTGACCTCATCTACTTGTGCTGCCCTTGAAggtccttttactttattttgtttaaaatcttttaaactttatttcctttcattattatttctaaaatatgttactcaatttttttttctgctaTCTATCTGCCCACCTTGCTAACCTATCTTATGTCCTCACAATCTGCCAAACCCACCTTCCCCAATTTGGTGCCATCAGAAAATTTAAGTTTCGTTCCTTCAGCTCCGAAATCTGTATCATTTATTTATATAGTCTGCTCTTGTTAATGCAAAGTTGTtttttgtgatttaaaaaaaacttgaattatccagtaattcaaattaagcaatgtAAGTGGAACAACACAGGATGCTTTTTGTTCCCCCAAAACATTGAATTAacagataattcaaattaagtgactttgaattggaatcatagaatggttacagcacagaaggaggccatttggcccgtcaagtccgtgccgacgctctgcaagagcaatccagctagtcccactcccctgccctttccctgcagccctgcaaatttttttcataGAATTAACAGGAGTAGGCTGTATAATAAGAGCAGCCCCAACATGGACCTCTGCGGAACACCACTCACAATGCCTTCCATTCTGAAAAGCCTCCTTTTACTCCTTTGCTTTCTCTAATTCTATATGTTGTTATCTTTGCCATACATCTCTTATGGGGCATCTTTCTcgaatgctttttggaaatcaGCATAAACCACATCTGCATTTTCTTTATCCTTTATTATTTCTTCAAGGAattttaaaagcttggtcaaacacaacctgccttttggaagtccattctGACTGCTCTCGATTAGCTCATGTTTCTCCAAGTGCTTTGTAACTTCATCCCGTATTACCAAATCCAGTGGTTTATCAACAGCAAAATGAAGTGTACATGGTGCCATTGCTGCAATATGACatcacttttctctctctccaaacaGAATTTTGACAGTGAAGACAGGCATTTTAATTTCACACTCTCCTTTTTGACTGTTTCCTTTCAGATTCACATTTTCTCTTGACTATATTTGAAATTGCTCTATTTCTACAAAATGTTgactttttttgtttgtttaatgCAGGAAGCTGGAAGTGAGAATATCGTGGTTCCTCCAGGCAGCTATGTAAAAGTAGCTGGCCATCTCCGATCATTCCAGGTAACACAGACTCTTCCAATTCGTCGGTAACACCCATTTTTGGTATAGTATTTATATAGTACATAGGTACTTTGAAGATCCTTGTTTCTTGTCCAGTTGACATTTGCGTTTTGCACTTGGCCAATTTAGTATCTTGGGATATGTGGCTTTTAGGAATAATGCATGTTTTTTCAATATGCAGTAATTGGAAGGAATGGTATTCTGTTTAAATATGAAACTTGTGTATATAATTTAGGGAAAATAAATGCTATTTGAGGTACTGCAAACTTCAGAATCTGATTaacaattttattatttttatagtaaaaaCAGCGATGGTACCTAATCATTTGGTAACGGTCTTTACTTATAATATCTCTGCACGAGGAGCCTTCTAAAATTTCAGTTGTAGAATTATGGTTATTTAAATGTATTCCTGGTTTTCTCTCATTTCTGAATATATAGAACATTTGGTATTGACCTTAATTTTGCTGGGGAAGAGAACTAGATTGGCTGAATTATAGACCTCAGTAGTGAAGGGGATAGAATTAATGTTTGCAATTCAAAGAACGGGATCACTGAAGCACTTGGAGATATTCACTAACTAATGTCAGTTCCAGTTCCTTGAAGTTTAGACTAAGCAAATCCTGTCATTCTTACTGTCTGTAATAAAATGGAACAAAATCAAAGCTCTTTGTAACTTTTCAGTTTTTATAGTATGGTACTTTTTAGATGCTGAGACTCACTTGAAAAATATTTGAGATCCTCTTTGAATGTTAATTCAACACCTTTCTGATCTTGAGGCATTTAAGTAATTCAACTATTCCTTTTAACTTGGTAGAACAAGAAGAGCTTGGTAGCTTTCAAGATCATGCCTTTGGAAGACATGAATGAGTTGACATCTCATATGTTGGAAGTAGTGCAGGCTCACTTGTTGCTGAACAAACCACAGGTGAGTACAAAAATAAATgttcaataaaaaaaattctgatttggTCTATCTGCCATGATAGTATCCTATCAGATTACCTTTAGCTATGTTACAAAGTGAGAAATTATGCTGCATTGTATAATAGAACATGAGTCAACTAGATAATTGTGGTTGGTCCTAAAGTTGCTTTTGTTAAATTTTTCATCTATTGGATAAGTTTTTTCAGTTCATGTAGAATGCGTTTCGCCTGGGGAAAGGGAGGGTGAGAAGAGATCGACTTTTTATTAACATCGGCAGGATGTGAAAGTTACTCAGCAGTAGTATTAAAGTTCATTGAATTTGAGGCTCAACCAAAATTAAGACTTTTACACGTTCACTCGGGGGAAAAAAAACCTATTAATCCAATGTAGCATTGCTCTGAGGTTTTACTGTTGTAATTTCTTTCTCTCAGTCTGCACCTGGAGGATCTGCACTAGCTTTGCATACCCCAATGCGACATGAAGGGAGTGCAGTGGGAATATATGCTGGTGCTAATGATGCAATGATGAATGGACTAACAAGTCAACAAAGTCAGGTAAAACAAACTGGAAAAGAATGGTATGTAATAGTCTAGACTAAACTTTATTAGGAATGGATTTAAAGGAGAAAAGCAACGCAGTTTACCTCCCTCTAAGTGCACAACGTTAAAAAGAAATGTAATGttctaataaaaacagaacaaTGGAAATCTATAACAGATCAGTCAATATGAGACAACATATGTTGATATGGGTGGCTGTACCCAAAACATTTACCTGTCTCTCTTTCATTTATGGAAGCTTTGTATTATCTGTTTGTTTTTCAGATTTCTAacaatagaagttttttcttaatttcTACTATGAAGTACATTACAGTTTTGGTTTTAAATGTACAAGTAGAAACTGACCAAATAACTTTCAAGTGGGTTAGAATCAGCTGTCTCTaattttgtttgtatttttaaaagttttttttaagccACTATCATGTGAGAATTGAAACAAATTTTCGTTATATATTTGCACTTAACACTTGGCCGCAGTATTATAACTTTAACAATAATTGATTAAAAAGAGTTGTTTTGCTGGGACTGGTAACTTCAGTGAATGGTACCGAAGGGTTAATCAGACCAGTATTTGTTAATCGTAATGTGGTATCTAAACCATATTAAAAAAAGATAAATTTGCGGACTTTTTGTTTTTGAGATGTGATATAGCTACATCACTAATATCGTAATGATGGAGATGAATCAGGAAGGAACAAACCAATGCTCAACACAAAGTGAAATCCCTTAAGTATTGATACTGAAGAATTGCAATTAAATTCTTTGTTAATATATTTTTGTTTCAAATGTGCTTATTTTGGGTCAATGCTAATGAGCAGTTTCATTCTGGTAGTGTATTGTCCCAAAGAAAGCCTGATGTTGTGCTAAAACTGTTGTCTTGTAGATCACAGGTATCCAACCTGTGGCCTTCAAAACCCAGGCAACTCCGACCTATTTGTACTTGTAATTATTTTGCTGGATTGTGCTGCTTCAATTTTGTGGGCCATGGATTTGGAAAGAGCTGTTGCTGCTTTGGTAGATAAATcccagaacaccaagatctgttggtATTAGCAGTTGAAACGTGCAAATTAAAGGGCATAACAATTCAAACTTTATATGTGAACCCCGAGGCTTCATGTGCACACATGCAGCCCATGGAGACACAGCTTGAACAAATACCCCTGTGTAGATCATTACATTGTTAtttcatatcatagtaggtacagcacaggaggagaccatttgtcccatcatgcctgtgccagctctttgaaagagctatcttagtcccattcccctgctctttccccttagctttTTTCcgttcaagtgtttatccaattcccttttgaaagttatttagtGGGGTATAATACAATTTCTTGACATTTTAGTTCCAGAAGATTTCTAGTTAAAATCTACTCGTTTGTGACAATAATGCGTTTTAAGAGGACTGGTGGTGCAGCGGGTTGGTACACTATACTTTTATCTATGAAACCTGGGTTTGAATTCGGTGCAAACTGATGGAATTAATATATtttctggctgtaagggtcctaatAGCTATGGACAGTGTCAACCCAGTTCATAGTGGGCACAAATTCACTGGACACAGCTGAAACTAATAGAGAAGCTTACTGCCACAAGAATGTCAGGCGTGGGGAATCAAATGGTCACAGTGTTTGGGGTAAAGACGGTCacagtagagggtgctttacctcttctgactctggcctttttcaGTCTTGACCCTACATTCTAGAACTTCcccctaaactcctctgccttgCCGTCTTCATAAGCTGCCTCAAAACCATTGGCCATGcgtttggtcacctttcctaacatTAGTATTCATGCTtagtgtttttctttttttttgttaagcCCTAGGTAGcacattgaaggtgctatataaatgctgcttGTTCTGCATCTAACCTATGTTGtatctgagagtgtttgatggcgaTATTGTGcaaaaaatggaaacattttattttctagtactgttgtcccttgcctTTTGTGAGTTAATAAATGATCCAAAATGAAGAAGCAAACTTATTTTTAAAGTTGAAAACTGAACTGAATGTTTTTATTGCTTAATTTATGGTAGCTAAGGTAATACTTTCCCTTCAGGTACTGAACTTGATTCGAAATTGTCGAGAACAGGAAGGCATGAGCATTGACTACATGAGGAGAACGCTGAAGAATATGAACATTGTTGCTATCAAGTTAGTGTTATTTTGTGCTAAAATACTTGTTACGTGTTAAATTAAGTGTCAAACAAAGTCTAGCGGTTACAATTTTGTTTTTATATAGGCAGGCTGTGGAATTTCTCAGCAACGAAGGACACATCTATTCTACGGTGGATGAAGATCATTTCAGGTCAACAGATGCTGAATAAATGTGGAATAAGTCTGCTTTTAGTACGTGAAGCTTAAAATACTGAACTGTTCTAAAACCTGCAGAGTCCTGGATAGCAGTCCATCTCATGGATAGCAGGAAGAGAATAATGCCAGACTGCAGTAAAATGTAAATAAAATCAAATTTGAAAGGGGAAAAGTGATGATGCAGATATGTACTCTGCTTGGGTTTTTCATGTCCTTTGTATTGCAAGCAACTGTATTTTTTGTTTTGTAATTCTGTACTTTTTATATCACTGCAGAAACTAAACTGAAAACTATTTTTGACCGTAATCATATGCCCACTTCTACAATATTGCAGCATGGAATCTAGTTTGCTGTACCTCTAAGTCTCTTAATAGAGGGAACTATGCTGCTGCTAATGTTTTGAAATAAAATGGAAGTTCTGATTAAACTTTGCTGACCATTGTTACCACAGAATAAAAATAGCATTTGTAAATTGTCTTAATGCCAAGTGTAGTAAGCTTATTTTTTTTGTCCGATTTAATTTGAAACTGTATAAAGTCAGTCAAAGACAACACAAAATGCAGTGTGCTGATCTAAGAGGTCATTTTCTAGGCAAGCTCTAGGGTAGATGTTATGCGATAAATTGCTAAGCTTTGTAAATGCCCCTGTTTTTAAAAAGCCTGAACTTCTATTAAAATTACCATAGCTTTATGATTTTGCGTGTTTCTCTTACTTTTAACCGCCCTAGCTCGGTGGCTAGCTTGGTACCTGCCACtaacgtatatatatatatatattatacatatatTAGTGTATATACTGCCCACAGAAAGGTAGAGAAATGCAGGTTTCACATATCTAAATGCAGAACCGGATTGGTTAATGTCCCTGAATAGGGCCCCAAATTATATTCATTAAGTTTGTCTTGGGATCACAACATAAACCTGGGAATTTAGTAGTGGCATCTTGTGATAGGAATTTTTGTTTTGCCATTGCCTCTCTGGAATCTTTCATTTGTCCTTTTTAACCATGTACAGTTGTTTAGAACTATAGAATAAGAATAGAAAAAATTATGCTGTTATCAgtgtaaatgattgaattatgtaTGATTTATACTTTGTACATTAGAGTACTAGTGATAAAGCAATAAACCATTGTATATTACATGCCAGTATTGTTAAATTGCCTTTTATTGAACTGCATATTATAACTCTGGTATTTGTATTAGGATTGTATACAATTTGAGTAAATTATAAATAgtttaacaacttacatttatagcgtgcctttaatgtaggaaaacggcccaaagcacttcacaggagcgttatcagacaaaaatagacaccaagccaaaggaggagatattaggacaggtggccagaggtaggttttaaggagcgtcttaaagaaggagagaggtgtttagggagagaattccagcacttggagcctaggcggctgaaggcacggctgccagtgctggaatgaaggaagtgggggaaagaacaagaggtcagagttggaagaCTGGAGGAGGTTCAGAGGAACGAGGCCCTAGAGGGACTTGAACACGACtatgaattttaaaatggaggctttgctggactgggagccaacgtagatcaccgagcacagggatgatgggtgaatgggacttggtgtgagttagggtatggacagcagagttttgcattaagtttatggagggtggaaatggggaggctggctggccaggagagcattggaatagttgagtctggaggtaacaaaagcatggatgagggcttcagcagtagatgggctgaggcagggatggagactgGCGATCTTTGTGATGAGAGATTATGgtgttggaaactcagctcagttaaatacgacaccaaggttgcaaacagtctggttcagcttgagataGCGGCCAGTCCAGCCAGATCtgctgatgaatggctaaaccagttgtgcgccgTATACGTTCAAGTTTGCACCCCTTGGTGGGAGAGACTAAGGGCATCAACGgctgaggtgagggtgtgattgagcagatcgacagctgTAGAGATATCGTGACGAATGGGGGGGGCCAAAGgtaaagtgccattgtaagtgacttgggggagtttTTCTTTGGACGGGTGGACGTGGAAGGAAATGGGGTTGGATGTGAATTGTGAGGGATACAGGGAAGTGATCAGTGATGGCTTTGTCTGTTCAATGAGCAATTAATTGGTACATCGTTTTAAGTAAGTTATTGCTATTACTGAAAGTTTCCTGATTGTGTTTATAGAAGGCACTAGTCGATTTCCCATGATGTTCCTCATGCTACATTTGcactgttttataatgacagggCCATCATCATGTAGTACATAATGTATTTTATAACAAGGTCAGTTCTTGATTGTCTTCACCGAATAAGCCTAAAGGGACTGCTTTTGAAGAAAGCTGTGTGCTGTTAAGTGGAGCTTTGTTTAATGtaccctgtccctttaaggccataaAGTTGAATTGGACCAAAGCAGAAATATGATGTTGCTCAATGACTTGCTGTGGGGAAGTGCTGTAAATGGGGATGTCATGAGACCTATTAAAGGTCAATTACTGTTGCTTGGggaagtttgtttttaaaaatatttttgagtGCTTTTGTTCATTGTTAGAGACCTAATATTAGTGTttagaactttttttttgctgaagaTATTTCCCTTTTTCTTCACCCTGCTATGCTATTCTATCTCATCCTATCATGCATCAAGTTCTGCCTACCCATTGCTCctctccttgctgacctacattggctctctgtctcccagtgcctcaaatttataATTCAAATCCTCACATTTAAATCCTTCTCTATCTTTTGCAACTTCCTCCACTGCTacacccatccccccccacaATAACTTCTaatcattggtggccatgccttcagccgtctaggccccacactctggactatcctctctaaacccctctgccttgatACCTCccattcctcctttaagacccacctctttgaccaaggctcGGTCACCCCATCTAATACCTTTttatggttcagtgtctgttttTACCTATATGCCTCCATGAAGTGCTTATTACTCCAAGTAATAGATGCGTCAGGCTGGCCATGAACTGAGCTCCTTGGATGGGCAATGGATCAGAAGGTCCCAagtttaattcctggtctgtgcaggaattagctgatctcagttgggctcTCCATTTGGCTTTAGCACCCCTGAGTTAGTAAGTGAAAGAGTACGGTGGATTTCCTGCTCCTGACAATTATCAGATGAGTCCTGCTGGAGAGGTGTGCGTATTTAGACGTCAGGACAGGAttttgggtttggctgtgatgctatCAGTGGATGAACAGCATGCTGATACTTGCTGCCTATGTTtgcttgcacatgaagaatgtccacttggGGGAGATAGCAGAGAGCTGCTGCTGCCTGTGGCATCATATCCTAGCAGGAGAGACAATTGGCAAAAATAAAAAGACTGGCTGTGAACTGGTGAAGCATGCTGAATCAAAGGCTGACATGAgacagatttaacataattggcaaaagaactgggaggcgacgagaatttttttttaagcagcgtgttatgatctggaatgcattgcctgaaagggcggtggaaacaaattcagtattaattttccaaaagggaattggataaatacttgaaaaagaaaaaaatgcagggctatggagaaaaagcaggggaatggggcgaattggatagctctttcaaagagccagcataggcatgatgcGCCAAATGGcgggcctcctgtgctataagattctatgctcctatatatatatatatatgagtacAAGCTGAGATTGAAAGGTGCCACTGGGATTAGAACCAAGGTTTTGCTGCTGTAGCTGGTTGGCTTTTGTACAATTGTTGGAATTTGTCCAtattttttagatttttttttgtatagGCTAAATGAAAAGTCCTTGCCTTGGTAAAACATTTAAAGGTAGTTCAAGTGCATGAATCCATCAAGCAGTTACGTCTTCCTCTTAGACTAAGCCTTGGTGTGGAGTGTCAtctcaaaatatttttgtttgCTGCAATATGGCTGTACAGAATTC
It encodes:
- the rpa2 gene encoding replication protein A 32 kDa subunit; the protein is MWNNAGTFDGGYGGFGDAAGGGGGYMQSPGGFGSPAGGSQSDRKTRSRAQQIVPCTVSQLMSASQMEEIFRIGEVELSQVTVVGMIKDAEKAPTNILYKLDDMTAPPMDVRQWVDTDEAGSENIVVPPGSYVKVAGHLRSFQNKKSLVAFKIMPLEDMNELTSHMLEVVQAHLLLNKPQSAPGGSALALHTPMRHEGSAVGIYAGANDAMMNGLTSQQSQVLNLIRNCREQEGMSIDYMRRTLKNMNIVAIKQAVEFLSNEGHIYSTVDEDHFRSTDAE